The DNA region TCAGTGGTGCACCAGTTCGAGACCAGGTTCACCTCATCTCTTGGGTTGCCGTATTCCTTGTAGAAAGACATCAGGTCATTGATGAAGGCGACAGGAATCTCCAGTTCGGCGATAGCAGTTGCAATCTGGGGGAATAAagcatcctcatcaaagTCGTCGCGAGGGAACAGGCTTCCACCACAGATGCCCCCAAGCCCATTCAAGCGACGCAAGAAGCCCGGGAAGTACTCAGAACCAGGATAGCCGTGAAAGTTGTGCTGCTCCACCCAGCACCCCTGAAAGTAATCAAAGGTGCTcctgaggatggcgagggaGCAAAATCCCCCATAGTAGCTGAGAAAATTGCTCAGGTGAGCGTTCATCAGCGACCAAAATGGGTGCTTCTGCGGCTCGCCCTTGATGAGATCATTGCCAAATGTCAACATCAAGGGGCTTGGGTTGTTGGtgctgtcgtcgaggaggacaatATGAACAAAGTAGACACTGACAGCAACCATGACGTTCAGCGAGCACTTGGGCCAGCAGTACACCACGACCTGAGAGCTGGTGCgcatgatggccttgaatCTTGCAGGCTGGGCTTCGATCGCTGCCTTCTGCTCAGGCTGATCAAAGTACTTGGCAGTCTCTGCGTAGACATGGCGAAGGGTTGCCACACGCGTCTCATGATCATAGATGTCGTCGTTGTACTGAATGGTATCGAAGTACCTGTTCAGGGCACTGACGAATACGAGGAAGGTCGAGTCATCCATGTTGATAAATAGTGTGGTAAGACTGCTGAAGCAGAAAGAAGTTTGTATGAAAGGCGAGTTGCTTGGGTGAGCTCAAAGGGCTTATTGCTCCGTTGCTCTTCGAGGCTGGGGGCTTAAAGTATTCAAGTTGTTCCTACGCTTCATGAAAACCTTGCCTTTGAATAAACAGGGTAGATCCACTGTGATTTGCATTCTCTTGACGAAAAGGAGTCGCATTCCCGTGTGAGCTTTGTTCCATTGACCCCGTATGATACCAACCTCGCCTACCCGTCAAAGGTATACTCTGGATAGTAGAGGCGGTATCATGAGTGGCAAGAAACGCTTTGCCAAGACTTCAGGTTGTCCTAGTTCAGTCAAGATAGCGAGGGCCAAGCTCGCAAGGGGCGAATCGTTACGGCTCGAGCAAGGTTGATCCCGCGCCGGAGCAACAGCCACGTCTTGATAACGATGTCTCGGGGAGCTCGGGATCCGTCACTTAAGTTCCTCTTCTTTATTTTCGTCAAGTCCGCTTCCCCAGGTCCAAATCTCAA from Fusarium keratoplasticum isolate Fu6.1 chromosome 12, whole genome shotgun sequence includes:
- a CDS encoding Trichodiene synthase gives rise to the protein MDDSTFLVFVSALNRYFDTIQYNDDIYDHETRVATLRHVYAETAKYFDQPEQKAAIEAQPARFKAIMRTSSQVVVYCWPKCSLNVMVAVSVYFVHIVLLDDSTNNPSPLMLTFGNDLIKGEPQKHPFWSLMNAHLSNFLSYYGGFCSLAILRSTFDYFQGCWVEQHNFHGYPGSEYFPGFLRRLNGLGGICGGSLFPRDDFDEDALFPQIATAIAELEIPVAFINDLMSFYKEYGNPRDEVNLVSNWCTTEGLSISESFERLTNETCRGSKRVMDVLNGLNDKDPKISKTIHAFIHGYVTWHFCDERFRFKEAYERCGDSPEELKFRKYYEKAMAIGTIDFKEWAVWPPVNGAEKMAEMNGIPNEVTNGIHDGETEGLKNGISHGLGNGELLNLYATPMVAK